GAGACTCCGAAAGGTGCGATATACAGGTAAGCGATCGAAGAGAGACTCCGAGGCGCGGGGTGTGTTTTGTGAGTGAGGCCATACATATGGTATGCCGAACGAGCAAAACCGCCACGCAATTCAGTTCAATCCCCGCTGATGTGGGACGGGGACGCAGTAGATCGGACTTTTTTGCGACGCCATCAACCGTAAACCGGTAACTGATCACCGTCAACCTGGGTAGTTATATAGTTTTTATTGATATGATAATACTAACGAAATTCTTTTTGAATTTGATTTAATGGAGAACATGGCCAGACTCATGAAGACTTTCTCATCTAACCAGCCATACGATTTTGATCACGCGGTGATATTTAATTCCATGGCCGAGGGTATCTATGTTCATGACCAGGAAATGACCATCACCTATCTCAATCCTGCGGCAGCAGATATCTCAGGTTGGAAGATTGAGGAGGCTCTGGGTAGAAAATGCTATCAGGTCTTTGGGGATAAGGATAACGTCTGCCAAGCGCTTTGCCCTTTCCAGCGAGCCTTGGCCACGGGCCAATCCGTGGTGAGTGTGATGCGGAGGATTCAGTGTCTTAATGGTGGATTCAAGGATGTCCAGGTGATGATCTCTCCGTACCTGAAAAATAACATACCCGTCGGTGCGATTGTCCTGATCCGTGATGTCTCGGAAAACGCCAAAACACTTGCCGCCTACCAACAGGAGATTGCAGAGCGGAAACAGATTGAAAATGCCTTGTCCCGCCGCAACGACATCCTCTCAGCTATCAGCGCCCTGCAGAATGAGTTTTTACTGGAGGAAGATTCCAGCGCTTTTTTCGGCAAACTGATCAACTTCTTTCTCGACTTGACCGCCAGTCGTTATGGCTTCATCGCTGAAATCGGATATTCACCGGAAGAGGATCTTTTCCTCGAATGCCTCGCCTTTACCGGTCTGCCCAGTGAAACTCATATCGGCGATTCTCCTCATAGGAGGGGGGGCTCAGGGTTGCGGTTGACCTCGCTCGACAATGTATTGGGAGACGTGGTTCGTTCCGGGAAAATCGTCATTGCCAATGACCCGCAACGCGACCTTCGAGGTGGAAAACTACCACCAGGACATCCGGCGCTGGCATCTTTTCTTGGCCTCCCCCTATATGCCGGTAAGGATCTGGTGGGCATGATCGGCCTGGCAAACCGGCCTCAAGGGTATGACCAAACCTTGGTCGATGAGATCAAGCCGGTGGTCGGGGCAGCAGCTAACCTGGCCAAGGCTTATTGCGCCGAACGCGATCGTCGCGAACGGAATCAGTTGATCAGCGTTATGGCTGACACCATTGATGATGTCTTCTGGGTCATAGACTGGCAGACCAAACAGACCCGTTTTGCCAGTAAATCGTTCGAAACAATATGGGGTCAGCCACGGGCCCTCTTGTATCAGCAGCCAAATACCTGGGCCTCTGCCATTCACCCCGATGACCGGCTCCGGGTTGTGGCCGCCATGGCACGTATGGAGGATGGTTTTATCTTTGACGAGCAATACCGGATACTCCGGCCCGATGGTGATACTCGCTGGATTCGCGAACATGCGGTTCTCATCAGGACTGACATGGAACCGGTGCAAGCAGCAGGGGTTGCCCAGGACATCACCAAATGGCGATTGATGGAGTTGGATAATGCCAAACTCCGGCAGCGACTGGAATTTATCCTCGGCATCACCAATACCCGTCTTACTATTATCGATGAGAACTTTGTTCTTCGGTATGTTGATCCGGCTTCGGTCCAAAAGCATGGTCCCTATGAAGGACGACCCTGTTTCGATTACGTTAAATGTCAGGATTTTCCTTGTGATGATGGCGGTGTGACCTGTTGCCTGAAAACGAAAATTCCAATGGTCAGGGAGTCAGTGATCCCCCAGGAAAATTATCGTCCTGTCCAGATATCGACTATTCCCTTTATCGATGAAGCTGGTGAACAACTTTTTGCCCAGGTTACGGTGGATATTTCTCAACTGAAGCGGGCGGAACAGGCGCTGCGGGATAGCGAACGACTTTACCGGGAACTGGTGGAAACTACATCCGCCATCCCCTGGGAACTTGACATTGAAACTCGTCGATTCACCTATGTCGGTCCCCAGGCGACTGACATATTGGGGTATCCACCCGAGGAGTGGACCGATTTTACCTTTTGCTCCAGCCTGGTTGTTCCCGAAGACCGCGAGGTAGCCGTTGCCTTATGCCTTGAGGCCACAACCCGCGGGGAAGATCATCGTCTTGACTACCGGATGCAGACTCGCGAGGGCAGAGTTGTGTGGATTCACAACATGGTGTCAGTGATCAAGGAAGATGGACGACCTCGCTGGCTGCGCGGGTTTTTTTTCGACATCACTCCCCTGAAAGAAGCCGAGCTTGCTTTAGGCCGCCACGCCAACACCCAAGAGTTGCATAACCGCCTGCTAGAACTTTCGTTCTCCACTCTGACGCTGACAGAGACCTTGAGCCAATGCCTTGCGTTGATCACGACCATTCCCTGGCTCCATGTTCAACCCAAAGGGGTGATCTTTCTGAAAGATCCGAAACAGGACGTTCTGGTCCTGAAGGCGCAGGTCGGCTTGCCAGATGATGTCATAAGCGCCTGCGGCCGGGTTGAATTCGCGGCATGTCTTTGTGGTCAGGCAGCCCAAACCGAGACCGTGATATGGGTAAATGAAATTGATGGTCGGCACACCATCCGGTATGCCGGGATGAAGCCTCATGGTCACTTCTGTGTGCCATTTTTTTCCTCACAGCACAAACTGCTTGGCGTCTTTACCCTCTATATCGAGCCGCAGGCTGATCGCGACAAGAGTTTAGAGGACACCTTGATCATGCTGGCCAAGGTGCTGGCCCTGATCATCGAGCGCAAGCTGATTGAGGAGGAGATTGTCAAAGCCAGGGACGAGTGGGCCAGTACCTTTGACGCGGTCAGCGATATGATTATGATCATCGACAGCGATTATCGGGTGATCAAGGTCAATCGAGCCATGGCCGACCGGTTGGGCGGCGCGCCTGACACGTTTCAAGGAGAGTTCTGTTATCGACTGCTCCACAATACCGAAAGCGAGCTTGCGAGCTGTCCCCACGCCCAGACCCTCAACGACGGCCAGTCCCATACCTGCGAGATTCGTGAGGAGTGGCTTGATTGTGATTTCAGCTGCAGCGTTGCCCCTATTGAGATATCAGACGGCAGAGTAACCAGAACAGTCCATGTGCTTAATGATATCTCGGAGCGGATCGCTCACGAACGACAACTACGCCAACACGCCGATACTCAGGCAGAACTTCTGCGAGAGGTTAACCATCGGGTCAAGAATAATTTGACTGCGATTCTCAGCATCATCCATAAGGAAGAAGATCGAGCCACTTCAGAAAATCGAGATTACGACATCTCCCGTCTCTCCGAAATTGAGAGTCGGATCGAAGGATTGCTAATCGTGCATAGCATGCTTTCAGCTTCCATGTGGCAGCCGCTTTTCTTGAATGCCCTCTGTCGGGAAGTGGCTCAGCGAACAATTCAGGTTGTGAGCGGCAATGCCGAGCAGATCACCCTCCTCATTTCTCCTTCGATCGTCAGGGTGACCAGTGATCAAGCCCATTATCTGGCCCTGGTCATTAACGAATTGACGACTAACACCATTAAATATGCGATCCAGGGCCAGTCATGCTGTCAGATTGGGATAACGATCACCCAGGATGGCGACCGGATCGGGCTGACATACCAGGACGACGGCCCTGGCTTTCCAGAGGTGGTCCTCTCCGGAAATTTACACGCCATTGGCATCGGTCTCGATCTGGTAACAGGCATCGTTAACAAGAGCTTACGAGGTGAGCTTACATTCAGCAACGAATCAGGCGGGGTAGTCCGTATCACCTTTGGTGAAAAAACTGAATCATCAATTCAAGCAGGCGGAGAGTGAGTATGCCATGGAACGAACCGATTACCGTGTTGATTGCCGAAGACGACTACCTCATCAGTGAGGAGATCAAGCGGGTGATGACTAAAACCAGTCGCTATACAGTGGTGGGCGAGGCCTTTGATGGCAAAGAGGCGCTGGCTATGACCATGACCTTGAATCCTGATGTTGTGCTCATGGACATCGAGATGCCGGAGATGAATGGGTTGGAGTCCGCCCGCCAGATCCAGAAACATCGTCCGACCCCGATTGTGGTTCTCACCGCCCATGAATCACAACAGTTTGTCGATCAGGCCTGTCTACAGACCGGCATTGGCGCTTATCTGACCAAGCCGCCCAACTTTTCCGAAATTGATCGGGCCATTGCCATTGCCATTGCTCGGCATCAGGATATGGTTGCCCTTCGGGCCACTAACGAAGCGCTAGAGAGAAAGGTGAAAGAAGTCCATGCCTTGCATGGTATCTTGCCGATCTGCTGCTTCTGCAAACGTATCCGTAATGATAACAATGAGTGGGAGCAAATAGAGACCTATATCCATCATCGTTCCGCCGCTTCCTTTAGCCATAGTTTCTGCCCAGAATGCGCCAAGATAAATTATCCAGAAGAATGTAGACAGATTTTTCCTAAGGACGATGACTGACAGTAATTTTGGGGTCTGAAAATATGATGCAGTCAAACCGCGTGCTTGTCTTTGTCGTCATACCAGCATGTTCCTAGCTGGTATCCAGCGGATAACGTGGATTCCGGTTAAAAACATACCGGAATGACGGACGTTTTGAAACTTGATAAACGGTATATTAATAATTTTCGATTGATACAGGAATGAAAATGGAACAATTTGTTGATTGGGAACGTGTTATTCAGTCGATCAGTGACTTGGTGATGATCCTTGATTTGGATCAACGGATTATTGCTGTTAACTCTGCTACCGAAAAGGCTACAGGAAAAACTGAAAAAGAACTTGTCGGTCATTATTGTTTTGAAGTGTTTCATTGCTCTCCTTACCCGCCCGCAGTTTGCCCGCATCAAAAAATACTCAAATCAATGTCTCCTAAAACCGAGGATATGGTGATGGAGGCCTTGAACGGTCAGTATTTAGTCACAGAGACCCCGATATTTGATCACCAAGGACACATTGTCAGAACAGTGTGTATTGCCAAGGACATTACGGAACGTAAGACAATAGAAAAAAATTATAAAGAATCCAGTGAAATCCTTGATAAAATATTTTTAGTTCCCCATTTCATGGTCGTCCTGCTGGACAATAATTTTAATTTTATCCGTGTGAACCGCGCCTATGCCGAGACATCCAACCATGCACCGGATTTTTTTGTCGGCAAGAATCACTTTGCTCTCTATCCCCATCAAGAAAATGAGGCTATTTTTCGTCAGGTTGTGGCCACAGGTGAGCCTTTTACTGTCTTTGCCAAACCATTCGAGTATCCAGAGCAACCAGAACGAGGCATTACCTATTGGGACTGGTCCCTCTATCCGATAAAAGATGCGTCCGGCGATGTGGATGGACTTCTCTTCACCCTTATTGAGGTTACGGAAAGAAAACGGTCAGAAGTAATTCGGCAGGCAGAAGAGGGGAAATATAGACGTCTGGTTGAAAATATTGGCAGTGAGTATTTCCTCTACTCCCATGACACCGGCGGTGTACTCACTTATGTCAGTCCGTCAATTACGGATATTCTCGGCTATAGCCAACAGGAATTTCTAACCAGTTTTGACCAGTATATGACTGACAATCCAAAGAATAAGCCAGACGTTCGGCATACAGAACTTAGCAGTATAAAAGAGATCAAACAACGTCACTATGAGGTTGAAATATATCACCGCAACGGTTCGGTCCATACCCTTGAAGTGATCGAAGAACCAGTATTTGATAACAAGGGGAAGGTTGTTTCAGTGGAAGGTATTGCTCATGATGTTTCCGAGCAGAGAAGAGTCGCTGCAGAACTCCTGGCCAAGGAAATGCAGTGGGCAAATGCTATGGACTTCATTGATGATGCGATCTATCTGGTTGATCTTGATGACAAGGTGAAAGTGGCAAATAAGGCTTTTTGTCGACTTGTTGGCTTAACACCTGAACAGGTTATTGGTCATGATATAGCCCAAATCATTCACCCTCAGGGAGAAGCCGTCCCCTGTTCGGTGTGTTTGGCTCGACAAGAAAGACGGGATGCCGTCATCGCTATGGATACCGATAATCCATCCAATCCAAGCGGACATCCTATTCAGGTTATGGTCAATATTATTCGGGACCAAGAAGGGGCGCCAAACAGTGTCTTAATGGGAATTCGTGACATGTCACCCTGGGCGGAGATTCAGAAACAGGGTCAAATTTTCAATCAAATTCATGAGGCGGTCATTACTACGGATACTCACGGCACGATTACCAGCTGGAATGCGGGGGCTGAGAAACTCACAGGCTTTATGGCGGACGAACAGCTTGGCAGCCCAATTGCTCGCTTGTTTGAAAAGGGTGAGTTGCCGGTAGCGAATACCTCTGCCCCGGAAATGGAATCGCTCCTGAAATCAAATTCAGGGGTAGATATTCCTGTTCTTATCTCTGCATCAAGACTTCAAAGCGTTTTAGGTGAAACGAGCGGTAAAATTTATTGCCTGATGGATTTGACCGAGAATAAGAAAGTCGAGGAAAAATTCCGCCAATCGCAAAAAATGGAGTCCATCGGTACTCTTGCTGGTGGCATTGCTCATGATTTCAATAATATTCTCAATGCTATCATCGGCTACACTGATCTTGCCATGATGCGAGATAAAGACCAAACTGTGGGATTACATGATGATCTGCGTCAGGTTCGCCTGGCGGGGGAACGGGCCACGGACCTGGTCCGTCAGATCCTGACCTTCAGTCGTAAAAAGCAAAAGGAAAAAACACCAATTCAGATATCCTTGGTTATCAAGGAGGCCTTAAAACTGTTACGGGCTTCCCTTCCCTCCACCATTGAGATTCGGCAAGAAATCAATTCCCAGGGAGTGATATTGGCAGATTCCACCGAGATGCATCAATTGATCATGAACCTTTGCACCAATGCCTTTCATGCCATGATGGATCGGGGTGGTGTTCTCGATGTTTCCCTGAAGGAAATGGTTATTGCCCATCAAATATTTGACAGTGACACCGAGTTGCCCCCAGGAAACTATGTAGTCTTATCGGTTCGCGACACCGGGTGCGGTATGGATAAGGATACCATGCTCAAGATCTTTGATCCCTATTTCACCACTAAAACTCCAGAGAGAGGCACTGGATTGGGCTTAGCTGTCGTTCATGGGATTGTTAAAGGCCATCATGGCAAGATCACGGTCTCCAGTGAACTAGGGCACGGCGCCATCTTTACGGTGTATCTTCCCTTGATAGTAGAGGACGAAACTTTGACAGTTATTGAAGAAGTCCCTCCTCGCTCAAGGAAGCATGAACGGGTCATGGTGGTGGACGACGAGAGCGCTATCCGCGACCTGAACAGCTATTTCTTGGATCAAGCCGGGTACCGGGTCGAGTCCTTTGCCAATGGCTTTGAGGCATGGAATGCTTTTGCTCTGAGTCCTGGAGAATGGGATCTCCTGATTACTGATCAGACCATGCCCGAGATGACCGGCGAGCAACTTATAGCTAAAGTGCAGGCGATCCGACCTGATCTGCCCATTATTCTTTGTTCCGGCTACAGTCCGATAACAGGGAGTACTCAGATCCCAAAGACTAAATTAACCACCTTTCTGGAAAAACCGGTTACCAGGAATAAGCTGCTCAGTCAAGTCGCCAAGGCTTTGATGGAAAAGTCATAGGTGGAGGGGTACCCTGCAATCGCTTACAGTTCTGAGGTAGAGCGCAGTTTCTAGTCGCTACCCCATGATCACTTACATGGATGGACCAGCGGCGCTATCAGGCATCTAGCATACTTCTATTCAGGCGGATCAACTATGGCTGAAAAAACTCAACCTTCAATGAAAGAGAAAGGAAATATTCTTTTCGTTGGCGGCAACAGCTTTGTCAGGGATTCTTTTATTACTCTGTTTGAACGAGAAGGGTATGACTGTAAGTCCGTAAGTATGGCTAAAGATGCACTCCAACTGCTTAAGATTAATCGCTTCACCATAGTTTTGATTGATACCCCCTTGGCAGATATGAATGGGCTTGATCTGTGTCGTCGTATTCATCGCCTGTATCCTGCAAAGAGACAGATACTGTTTGTCGATTACCAGAACAGGCCGACAGTACGTGAGGCCTGTGAGGCAGGGATTGTAGACTGGATCGAGAAGCCGGTGAGCTCAAGCGCGGTTGATAGGGTTATCTTCAGAGTGAAAAAGTAACTGCTCAGGTTATTGGTTATCGGTTGACAGTTGACGGTGATTGGATCTTGCTAATGGATCAGCATACACTGACATCAA
This genomic stretch from Desulfobulbaceae bacterium harbors:
- a CDS encoding PAS domain S-box protein, whose product is MENMARLMKTFSSNQPYDFDHAVIFNSMAEGIYVHDQEMTITYLNPAAADISGWKIEEALGRKCYQVFGDKDNVCQALCPFQRALATGQSVVSVMRRIQCLNGGFKDVQVMISPYLKNNIPVGAIVLIRDVSENAKTLAAYQQEIAERKQIENALSRRNDILSAISALQNEFLLEEDSSAFFGKLINFFLDLTASRYGFIAEIGYSPEEDLFLECLAFTGLPSETHIGDSPHRRGGSGLRLTSLDNVLGDVVRSGKIVIANDPQRDLRGGKLPPGHPALASFLGLPLYAGKDLVGMIGLANRPQGYDQTLVDEIKPVVGAAANLAKAYCAERDRRERNQLISVMADTIDDVFWVIDWQTKQTRFASKSFETIWGQPRALLYQQPNTWASAIHPDDRLRVVAAMARMEDGFIFDEQYRILRPDGDTRWIREHAVLIRTDMEPVQAAGVAQDITKWRLMELDNAKLRQRLEFILGITNTRLTIIDENFVLRYVDPASVQKHGPYEGRPCFDYVKCQDFPCDDGGVTCCLKTKIPMVRESVIPQENYRPVQISTIPFIDEAGEQLFAQVTVDISQLKRAEQALRDSERLYRELVETTSAIPWELDIETRRFTYVGPQATDILGYPPEEWTDFTFCSSLVVPEDREVAVALCLEATTRGEDHRLDYRMQTREGRVVWIHNMVSVIKEDGRPRWLRGFFFDITPLKEAELALGRHANTQELHNRLLELSFSTLTLTETLSQCLALITTIPWLHVQPKGVIFLKDPKQDVLVLKAQVGLPDDVISACGRVEFAACLCGQAAQTETVIWVNEIDGRHTIRYAGMKPHGHFCVPFFSSQHKLLGVFTLYIEPQADRDKSLEDTLIMLAKVLALIIERKLIEEEIVKARDEWASTFDAVSDMIMIIDSDYRVIKVNRAMADRLGGAPDTFQGEFCYRLLHNTESELASCPHAQTLNDGQSHTCEIREEWLDCDFSCSVAPIEISDGRVTRTVHVLNDISERIAHERQLRQHADTQAELLREVNHRVKNNLTAILSIIHKEEDRATSENRDYDISRLSEIESRIEGLLIVHSMLSASMWQPLFLNALCREVAQRTIQVVSGNAEQITLLISPSIVRVTSDQAHYLALVINELTTNTIKYAIQGQSCCQIGITITQDGDRIGLTYQDDGPGFPEVVLSGNLHAIGIGLDLVTGIVNKSLRGELTFSNESGGVVRITFGEKTESSIQAGGE
- a CDS encoding response regulator; this translates as MPWNEPITVLIAEDDYLISEEIKRVMTKTSRYTVVGEAFDGKEALAMTMTLNPDVVLMDIEMPEMNGLESARQIQKHRPTPIVVLTAHESQQFVDQACLQTGIGAYLTKPPNFSEIDRAIAIAIARHQDMVALRATNEALERKVKEVHALHGILPICCFCKRIRNDNNEWEQIETYIHHRSAASFSHSFCPECAKINYPEECRQIFPKDDD
- a CDS encoding PAS domain S-box protein produces the protein MKMEQFVDWERVIQSISDLVMILDLDQRIIAVNSATEKATGKTEKELVGHYCFEVFHCSPYPPAVCPHQKILKSMSPKTEDMVMEALNGQYLVTETPIFDHQGHIVRTVCIAKDITERKTIEKNYKESSEILDKIFLVPHFMVVLLDNNFNFIRVNRAYAETSNHAPDFFVGKNHFALYPHQENEAIFRQVVATGEPFTVFAKPFEYPEQPERGITYWDWSLYPIKDASGDVDGLLFTLIEVTERKRSEVIRQAEEGKYRRLVENIGSEYFLYSHDTGGVLTYVSPSITDILGYSQQEFLTSFDQYMTDNPKNKPDVRHTELSSIKEIKQRHYEVEIYHRNGSVHTLEVIEEPVFDNKGKVVSVEGIAHDVSEQRRVAAELLAKEMQWANAMDFIDDAIYLVDLDDKVKVANKAFCRLVGLTPEQVIGHDIAQIIHPQGEAVPCSVCLARQERRDAVIAMDTDNPSNPSGHPIQVMVNIIRDQEGAPNSVLMGIRDMSPWAEIQKQGQIFNQIHEAVITTDTHGTITSWNAGAEKLTGFMADEQLGSPIARLFEKGELPVANTSAPEMESLLKSNSGVDIPVLISASRLQSVLGETSGKIYCLMDLTENKKVEEKFRQSQKMESIGTLAGGIAHDFNNILNAIIGYTDLAMMRDKDQTVGLHDDLRQVRLAGERATDLVRQILTFSRKKQKEKTPIQISLVIKEALKLLRASLPSTIEIRQEINSQGVILADSTEMHQLIMNLCTNAFHAMMDRGGVLDVSLKEMVIAHQIFDSDTELPPGNYVVLSVRDTGCGMDKDTMLKIFDPYFTTKTPERGTGLGLAVVHGIVKGHHGKITVSSELGHGAIFTVYLPLIVEDETLTVIEEVPPRSRKHERVMVVDDESAIRDLNSYFLDQAGYRVESFANGFEAWNAFALSPGEWDLLITDQTMPEMTGEQLIAKVQAIRPDLPIILCSGYSPITGSTQIPKTKLTTFLEKPVTRNKLLSQVAKALMEKS
- a CDS encoding response regulator, with protein sequence MAEKTQPSMKEKGNILFVGGNSFVRDSFITLFEREGYDCKSVSMAKDALQLLKINRFTIVLIDTPLADMNGLDLCRRIHRLYPAKRQILFVDYQNRPTVREACEAGIVDWIEKPVSSSAVDRVIFRVKK